Proteins from one Panicum virgatum strain AP13 chromosome 7K, P.virgatum_v5, whole genome shotgun sequence genomic window:
- the LOC120639723 gene encoding uncharacterized protein LOC120639723 — MEDHGGHPLLHGGHQLQPPAGAATLAYAWDYMAGAPFDDHDSSGGGGQQLDSCGLSTASELRRALVRALAELDASHAAHQAELRRMESEAARLAALVASAASERAELRRHCHSLLLLLHHQAQAAAPTPSLHAGVLGRGAAAATAAVTDEHAPDAAAGADDTELEMALARRLPEKGRLVEAVVSAGPLLQTLLLAGPLPRWRHPPPAAPADIPPFNPGHQSPLKTDGSNSFSSASAGSSSPESNCSGGPPPPAAHALPSFHMSPFCM, encoded by the coding sequence ATGGAAGACCACGGCGGCCACCCATTGCTCCACGgcggccaccagctccagccccccGCTGGCGCCGCCACGCTTGCCTACGCGTGGGACTACATGGCCGGCGCTCCGTTCGACGACCACGACtcctctggcggcggcggccagcagctGGACTCCTGTGGCCTGTCGACGGCGTCAGAACTCCGGCGGGCGCTGGTTCGCGCGCTGGCGGAGCTCGACGCGTCGCACGCCGCGCACCAAGCGGAGCTCCGGCGCATGGAGTCCGAGGCCGCGCGGCTCGCCGCGCTCGTGGCGTCCGCGGCCTCCGAGCGGGCCGAGCTCCGGCGACACTGCCACTCCCTCCTGCTCCTACTCCACCACcaggcccaggcggcggcgcctaCGCCGAGCCTCCACGCCGGCGTTCTCGgacgaggcgccgccgccgccaccgccgccgtcacgGACGAGCACGCGCCggacgccgcggccggcgccgacgaCACCGAGCTGGAAATGGCGCTCGCGCGGCGGCTGCCCGAGAAGGGGCGCCTGGTTGAGGCCGTGGTGTCGGCCGGGCCACTGCTCCAGACGCTACTCCTCGCCGGGCCGCTCCCGAGGTGGCGCCACCCGCCCCCAGCCGCGCCAGCCGACATCCCGCCGTTCAACCCCGGCCACCAGAGCCCTCTCAAGACCgacggctccaactccttctcGTCAGCCTCGGCAGGCTCATCGTCGCCGGAGAGCAATTGCAGCggtgggcctccgccgccggcggcgcacgcgcTTCCGTCGTTTCACATGAGCCCCTTCTGCATGTAG